The genomic segment CGATAAGTGGGTTGGTGGCAAAGCTGATGCTCTGCACGAGTGAGGCGCTCTCGACACAAGGCGCAGGAAGGATCGTCAGGGTTGCGGTTGCGCTGCCGCCGTTGCCTGTAGCTGTCAGAGTGGCGACTCGCTGGGCCAGGACAACCGTGGTTGGAATGTCAAAGCTGGTCGAGGTCTCACCCGCAGGAATTGTCACCGTCGCGGGAACCGTTGCGGCAGAGTCGCTGCTGGCAAGCTGGATGACCATTCCACCTGTGGGTGCGACATTGCCTACCAAGGTGACTGTTCCCCGCGCCGTCAGTCCACCCAAGAGCTGATTCGGAGAGACCGTCAGGGTGAGCTTGGGGGTCGGGGGGATGTAGCGAATCGTCAGAATCGCGCTGGCCGAGTCCCCGTTCAGCGTTCCCGTAATGGTCGCCATCGTCTCCGCAGTGACCACGCTTGTCGCAACGGTAAAGTCGGCGCTGGTCGCTCCGGCAGGGATCGTCACACTCGCCGGAGTTGTAGCAGCGGCATTGCTACTGGTAAGCCCGATACTCAGACCGCCAACGGGCGCAGGGTCGGATATCGTCACCGTGCCTGTGCTGCTCTGGCCGCCATCGACACTCGTCGGGTTCAATGTCAGTGTCAGCAGCTTAGGAGCCGTGATGGTTAAGGGGGCGGTCTTGGTTACGCCTCCCAGGCTCGCTGAGATCGTCGCGGTTACGTTGGCGGGAACGGCGACCGTCGAGATGGTAAAGGTAGCCGTCGTGGCTCCCGCAGCAACCGTTACACTCGAAGGCGTCGTTGCCGCAGCATTGTCGCTTGCTAGCGTTATCGTCGTACCACCAGCGGGAGCAGCCTTAGAGATCGTCACCGTGCCCGTGCTGGACTGGCCACCCTTGACCGTCGCGGGAGCTACCGTTAATGAGAGCAAGGTCGGCGGCACATAGATAATCTCCAGGCTCGCCGACTTGTTCACCCCATTGAGGCTCGCCGTAATCGTCGCCGTTGTCGTGGCAGGCACATCGCTTGTGGAGACAGCGAAGGTCGCGGAGGTTGCCCCCGCTGGGATGCTGACACTGGCAGGCACCGTCGCGAACGTCGAGCTGCTGGCCAGGGCAACGGTGAGTCCCCCACTGGGCGCAGGATCCGAGATTGTGACCGTGCCTGTGCTGGGCTCCCCTGCATTCACGGATGTCGGACTCAGCGTGAGCGAGAGTAGGGTGGGAGCCGTGACTGTTAGTGTCGCGGACTTGGAAACGCCACCTGCCGAGCCCGTGACCGTCGCTGTGGTGTTTGTGGCAACGGCGACTGTGGCTACGGTAAAGGTTGCGCTCGTGGCACCCGCAGGAACGACCACACTACCAGGGACACTCGCCGGGCTTGCTGTTGTCAGCGCGACCGTGAGTCCACCCGTGGGAGCCGGACTGGAGAGAGTTACCGTGCCCGTGCTAGATGCGCCCCCCTTGACCGTCGTGGGAGAGAGAGTGAGCGAAAGAAGCGTCGGGGAGGTGATGATGAGCTGCGCAGTCGCAACACCGCCATTGGCGGAGGCGCTTATGGTGGCTGTTGTCTGAGCGGAAACTGAGCTCGTGCTAACCGTGAAGGTCGCGCTGGCAGCACCGGCGGGAACAACCACACTGGCGGGAACCGTGGCCGAGGTCGAGTTGCTGGAGAGAGAGACCGTCACGCCTCCCGCAGGAGCCAAACCTGCAATCGTCACAGTGCCTGTCGATGACGAGCCCCCCGCGACCTGAATGGGACTCAGGCTGAGGTTCGTCACCGCTGGGGGAGCATTTATCGTCAGCCCCGCAGTCTTGGTAACGCCTGCATAGGTGCCTGAGATCGTCACCGTGGTCGTGGAAGTGACACTACTGGTGGTAATCGTGAAGTTGGCACTCGTCGCCCCAGCGGGAATGGTCACGCTTGCAGGAGTTGAGGCCGCTCCGTTGTTGCTGGCGAGAGTCACGGTCGCGCCCCCCGCAGGAGCCGCTGCGGTCAGGGCAACCGTTCCTGTCGTACTCGTGCCGCCTGTTACCGTCGCCGGAGTGATCGTGAGCGAGGCTAGCGTGGGATTGCCACCACTGCTTCCATCAGGCAGGCTTCCTGTAAAAGTCGCCTCATCCAACTTGCCATTACCGCTCAGGCTCGCACAAACCAGGGTCCCTTTTTGCTCGTACCCATTCATCGCAACAGCGGCCAAGGGAGCGAGTACGCTCCCCTTCACCCGTGCTCCCGAAAAGGATAGGTTTGTTGCTTGACGGTAGTTCACCAGGACGCGGTTCTCGGAGATTCCCCCACTGAGATTGAACTTGATATTGCTGGTGCCACTAGCACCGCTCACATTGACCAGAACCGTCGCCCCATTTTGGGCATAGATCGTGAGCTGATTGTACTGATCCAGTTCCGCTGTGGTGACGGAGAAAACATTGAGTCCAGGAAGGTTTCCCGTGAGGGTGAGCTTACTGCCCTGTGTGCTCTTTGTCCCCGTACTGGCAAGCCCAAACCAAGAAACGGACCGCGCCGTCAGATCCGTCTGAACCGCACCAAAATCAAAGGGGAGGGAAGTCGTTCCCTGTGAGACACTACCTGAGATGGAAGTATTGCTTCGGCTGAGCGTTGTCCCATAGACAACACTTCCCTCAATTTGACAGTTGGTCAGGCTGATGGAGCCGTTGCTCCGAAGGTCACCATGGATATGGTAGTTGCTGCTGGCGGAGACATTACCTGCGACAAGCTGGCTACCGTGTAGCTCACCATTGTTTGTCTGGAAGAATCCACCAACCACCAAACTGACAGAGCTTCCTTCAGGTTCCGAGGTTGCAAAGTCTAGCTGGGCGGTCGCTGTTAGGTTCCCGCCAACCGCCACTCGTCCATTGATATCCTGATGTCCGTTGACTTGATTATTGCCAAAAACGAAGAGGTTGAAGTCGTTGGCAGTCCCTAAGTTGCTGAGGCTCGCCGTCTGGGCAAAGGTGGGGAGGGTGAGTAGCAAAAACGAGAGAAGTGCTGCGATGAATGTAATGGGACGGCAACACACAGCAACATCACGCAACCGGGCAGCGTGGCATCGTTGATCTGTCTCTCTCCTCCGGTTACTCTGTGGGTATCCGGCTCGCTTTTCCACGGGCAACATCTACTGGCGAACCTCTGTTGGGGGAGATTGTACAGGATACTCTTTGAGTCTTGCCACCTACTGGCGATAAATTTTCACCCGCAAAAATACGAGATTTAAGACTAAGACAAGATGCACTGCCTCAGATACCCCCGAACGAAGGCTTTGAATATCGTGGATAGTTTAGATCTACCCGCTTCGGCGGGGACGGTCAAACACGGGCGGGTCGATCCAAGAAGCTAGCTCGGCTAAGCGAGCCTCCACCACGGCGCAGACTGATTCTTCCAGCTCCCATTCTGCCAGAAAGGCTCGAAGCTCTGCGTACTCATGCTCCCAGCGGAGACGGCACTGGCGGTAGTAGATTAGCCCTTCACGGTTCAGCACCAGCTTGTCTATCGTGTACTCCCCAACGCTCGTCAGGGAGCTGAGCCGACCATCCTCCGCAACATCCCAGTGCAGGTCGTGGTCGTCTTCAGGCTGGCACGGATCGAGAAACCGTCTCTCTTTAGCAAGCTCCTCAGGGGAGGGCCAGGTGTCGCCCTTTATGGAGTTGCACTCAACGCAGCACCAGTAGAGGTTCTCGTAGACACTTATTAGATCGGGGCGTCCGAAGGGACCATGCTGGGGCCGGTGATGATCGATCACGCAGCCCGCCTCGCCTCCGACAAAGAACTCATTGCGCAGGCAGTAGGCACAGCGAAACAGAAAGTCCTCCCGTAGAAACGGACGGTAGCGCGTGTAGTCGGAGTAGGTACGCCGCATGACGCGGCGGCTGAAGACCACCTAGGACTCCGCCTGGCTTGCTCGTCGCTTCTTAGGGCTGGACTCGACAAGGGCTCGGATGTCGGCAAACTCTTGGTCGATGGCAGCGACGATGGCTTCGCTACGCTCCCAGGAGGGTAAGGCGCGGTCGAAAGCCCCCATGCGCTCTCGCACTTGAGCCAGCTCCCGCTCTTCTTCGTGCGTCAAGCCCTGGGCGAGTTTCTTGTCGATGAGGCGCTTGTAGGGAGCCATGAGCTCGGGGGGATAGTGGCTTGGTGTCTGGCTCTGCTCCTGCCGGGCATCTACCAATAGGCGACGCAGCAGTTCGGAGAGCCCGCCTTCTTGTTGCTTGCCCCAGTTGGCGAGCGGCTCATCGAGGTAGACCGTCACCCGAACGCGCTCGCGTGCTTGTCTGCCGGTAGCCTTTGCTCTCGTGGTGGTCGTTGCCATGAGGCAGTGTATCATAGTAACGTCTTTTGTGACGTAAAGATTACTCGGGGTTATGCAAATTTTCCTCTTGACACAGACTGTCACTCCTGTTAGACTCACAAGAACAAAACTATCACCAAGACTTAGAGCCTGTGGTGATTAAGGGTTCTCGTGAAACTACTGACTGTTGCTGAAGCGGCAAAGTACGCCAATGTCTCAGAGCCTACCATCCGGCGACGGATAGAGGCGGGTGAGCTGGATGGCGTGAAGGATGGCACTCTTCTCAAGGTGCGTTTGACCGATCTGGAGCGGGTCTTCCCCAGTCCCAATCGTGTCCCTGTCCCGACCCGGCCTTGCCGGGTCCTCGCCATTTCCAACCAGAAGGGTGGCGTCGGTAAAACCAGCACGGCGGTGAACCTTGCGGCGGCACTTGCCCAGCAGAGCCGGGTACTTGCCATTGACTGCGATCCCCAAGGGAATATGACCCAGGCATTTGGCGTCAATGCTGATGCACTGGATATGACCACCTACAATATCCTTGACGAGCCAGCACGGGCTTCCTGGGCCATCCTCAAGCCCATCGATACGCTCCCTAATCTCTCCCTCATTGGGGCGAACCTGGAGCTGGCCGCAGCAGACGTGAAGCTTGCCTCCGCCGTCATGCGAGAGACACGCCTACGACAGGCCATCGAGCCACTAGGAGCGGGCTTCGACTTCATTGTCTTAGACTGTCCCCCCTCACTCGGCTTGCCAACCATCAATGCACTCATGGCTGCAACTGAGGTAATCATTCCCGTCTCTCCTGGGAAGTTCTCCCTGGCCGGGGTGCGTAATCTCTTCGACTCTATCGGCGAGGTTCGTAAGTTCAATACGGCCCTCGCCGCTCCTAAGGCGCTCCGTAATGCCTGGGACACCACAAACGCCGCTTCTGCGGTCTCTGAGAGCCTGGAGAAGGCATTTGGCAAGGATCTGCTCACCACCATCATTCCGCGCTCCGTGAAGGTCACAGAAGCCCAGATGCAAGACTCCCCCATCCTGCTCTACTTAGAGACACTTCCTCCCAGTGCACGACAGTCGGACAGAGCGGGCGCAGCCTATCTTGCCCTAGCCGAGGAGGTACGTCATGGCTAAAAAGCCCTTGCTAACAAATGATCCCCTCAGTGGTGGCGGCACGGGGAGCCTCATGGACGGAATTCTGGAGCGCAACCGCGAGCGCACCGGGAGGGCTAGACCAACAGCAGCCGAGGCGCAACCCACAATAGTAGAGCCCATTCAGGAGCCTGAAGCCCTCCTCGTAGAGGGAAAAGGACAAGATTCTGGATTGTATACAACCCCACAACCTGACAACCAGACAACCCCACAAGTAAGTTTGTCAGGAAGTATGGATGTATACAATGCGCCTGAAGGCCAAAAACCAGTGACAAGGAAGCGATCTTCTGGTAAGACCAAGAGAGTCGCTACGGAGGTTCACGACTTCACGGCAACACTCACTGTTAGGGAGCGGGCACAAGAGCTGGGAGAGAGCGTAAAGATTCCACCCAAAACCTTGAGTGTCCGCATCACAGAAGAGATTGACGACCACCTCAATGAGCTGACCTACCTTTACCGGAAAAGCGGCACAAGCAAACAGAGCCTTGTGATCGCCCTACTGGAGCGTGGGTTAGCGGAGCTAAACAGAGAAGAGCGCAGATAGTATCTAGTGAAAAAACAAAGACGGCCCCGTTGGCGCGGGACCGTCAAGCTCTCTCCCTGCATCAACAGGAAAAGAAAGGATTCAATTACGAATGACAGTCTACCAAAAAACAAAAGGTCAGGCAACCAGAACCAATTGTATACAACCGGACAACCGGACAGTCCCACAAACTTACAACCCCACAAACTTACAATTCCCTCTCGTTAAAGACTCGGCGGTGAGTCCCCAGGCACTGGCTCTCTTTCGGTTGCTAGAGCGCCTCTCGAAGCGGACGGGCTATGCCTGTGTGAAGTTGCTAGAGACCCTGGCGGCGATGCTGGAGAAGTCTGTCCGTGCCGTGCGCTATGCCCTAGCTGAGCTTATCGCAGCAGGCTGGATCCAGCGCCAGCAAACACGCAGGGGGGGAGTCTCCAAGCTCTTTTTCTGGCCCCTCGTGCGCGTCGCCAAACGCTCTCGTGGGCTTTTTTCAGAGCCCCCCGTTGCAGGATGCTCTGCCGTTTCCTCCCCGGTTGCGTTGCAGGTTACTCCCTCGACACCTATTAAGAAATCTCCCGTAGGGACAGAGAACGACAACACAACAAGAAAGACCAAGACTGCTTTAGAAGCCTGCCCTGTTGCTGTCTCTTTGCTCAAGACTTGTGTCTCAGAGGGTGAGGCGCTAGAGCTAGCACGAGAGGTCAAAAAGCAAGACCTGACCGAAGAGCAAGTCCAGCGTATTCTCACA from the Armatimonas rosea genome contains:
- a CDS encoding AAA family ATPase, translating into MKLLTVAEAAKYANVSEPTIRRRIEAGELDGVKDGTLLKVRLTDLERVFPSPNRVPVPTRPCRVLAISNQKGGVGKTSTAVNLAAALAQQSRVLAIDCDPQGNMTQAFGVNADALDMTTYNILDEPARASWAILKPIDTLPNLSLIGANLELAAADVKLASAVMRETRLRQAIEPLGAGFDFIVLDCPPSLGLPTINALMAATEVIIPVSPGKFSLAGVRNLFDSIGEVRKFNTALAAPKALRNAWDTTNAASAVSESLEKAFGKDLLTTIIPRSVKVTEAQMQDSPILLYLETLPPSARQSDRAGAAYLALAEEVRHG